A window of the Lolium perenne isolate Kyuss_39 chromosome 7, Kyuss_2.0, whole genome shotgun sequence genome harbors these coding sequences:
- the LOC127311620 gene encoding cysteine-rich receptor-like protein kinase 10: MAIILLLLLLSSFTLFQGGAQSAVFCDNVKAVASTLPNKTSSSSVHFATATVGQAPDVVYALALCRGDILDDSTCANCITNTFQFMSNATPADVQCFDGGSFYADCILVYNGNNILAAPLSTVGEYDDGVPPFERWNVKNVTGDVPLITGLIHQLLVETVDKAASSTPRRFATGVVDSNTNFPRVYSLAQCTPDLSSGDCLSCLNRLLGMINSTMALRMGGQMGVIRCYFRYDASQFYQGKPMISLGPASPAPVPAEHKRRKSKLWVIPIVLVPLAGAAFVFAFLYFRRLTKQRKGNVLRLEGSRNQDSEGEEQLVWQGKNSEFSMFDFEQLLAATNNFSEENKLGQGGFGAVYKGKLPDGFYIAVKRLASHSGQGFTEFRNEVQLIAKLQHSNLVRLLGCCSQEDEKILVYEYLPNKSLDFFIFDEKRRASLDWSNIIAVIEGIAHGLLYLHKHSRLRVIHRDLKPSNVLLDSEMNPKISDFGLAKISTSNNNEVNTTRRVVGTYGYMAPEYASEGIFSIKSDVFSFGVIMLEILSGIRNSGSKQCGDFINLLGYAWQLWEEGRWVDIIDATLLPKSHSVKMIRYINIALLCVQENAADRPTMADVISMLSSDIMILPEPMQPAYFNVRIGNEESSTTIESCSINDITISVTVGR, translated from the exons ATGGCGATCATCTTGCTGCTCCTTCTACTGAGCAGCTTCACGCTCTTCCAGGGGGGCGCCCAGTCCGCCGTGTTCTGCGACAACGTCAAGGCCGTCGCCTCCACCCTCCCCAACAAAACCTCCTCATCCTCGGTACACTTCGCGACCGCCACCGTCGGCCAAGCCCCCGACGTCGTCTATGCTCTAGCCCTCTGCCGAGGCGACATCCTCGATGACTCCACCTGTGCCAACTGCATCACCAACACGTTCCAATTCATGTCCAACGCTACGCCAGCTGACGTGCAGTGCTTCGACGGCGGCTCCTTCTACGCCGACTGCATCCTCGTCTACAACGGGAACAACATCCTCGCGGCGCCCCTAAGTACCGTGGGAGAATACGACGACGGCGTGCCGCCCTTCGAGAGATGGAACGTCAAGAACGTCACCGGCGACGTGCCCCTCATCACCGGCCTCATCCACCAGTTACTGGTGGAGACCGTGGATAAGGCTGCCAGCTCGACGCCGAGGCGGTTCGCCACGGGCGTCGTGGACAGCAACACCAACTTCCCGAGGGTCTACTCTCTGGCACAGTGCACGCCGGACCTCTCCTCTGGCGACTGTCTCTCGTGCCTGAATCGTCTCCTCGGCATGATCAACTCCACCATGGCCCTGCGCATGGGAGGGCAGATGGGTGTCATACGGTGCTATTTCAGATACGATGCGTCTCAGTTCTACCAGGGCAAACCCATGATAAGTCTCGGGCCGGCATCGCCAGCTCCGGTTCCGGCTGAACACAAGA GGCGGAAGAGCAAGCTGTGGGTAATTCCTATAGTTCTAGTTCCTCTAGCGGGGGCAGCATTTGTGTTTGCCTTCTTATACTTTCGTCGGCTCACAAAGCAAAGAAAAG GTAACGTGCTGAGATTAGAAGGATCCAGGAATCAGGATTCAGAAGGGGAGGAACAACTTGTTTGGCAAGGGAAAAATTCAGAGTTCTCCATGTTTGACTTTGAACAACTACTAGCGGCTACAAATAATTTCTCAGAAGAAAACAAACTTGGGCAAGGCGGCTTTGGTGCTGTATACAAG GGCAAGCTTCCCGATGGGTTCTATATAGCAGTTAAGAGACTTGCTTCACATTCAGGACAAGGTTTCACTGAATTCAGAAATGAAGTCCAACTCATAGCCAAACTCCAGCATAGCAATTTGGTTAGGCTCTTGGGATGTTGCTCTCAGGAGGACGAGAAAATATTGGTGTATGAATACTTGCCAAACAAGAGTTTGGATTTCTTCATCTTTG ATGAAAAAAGAAGAGCTTCACTAGATTGGTCCAATATTATAGCAGTTATTGAAGGAATAGCTCATGGGCTTCTTTACCTACATAAACATTCACGTCTGCGTGTCATACATCGAGATCTTAAACCAAGCAATGTTCTCTTGGACAGCGAAATGAATCCAAAGATTTCAGATTTTGGGTTAGCAAAAATATCCACCTCAAATAACAATGAAGTCAACACTACAAGAAGAGTGGTTGGTACATA TGGTTACATGGCTCCTGAGTATGCTTCAGAGGGCATATTCTCAATTAAATCCGACGTCTTCAGCTTTGGTGTTATTATGCTCGAGATCCTTAGCGGAATACGAAATTCTGGAAGCAAACAATGTGGAGATTTCATCAATCTTCTTGGATAT GCATGGCAATTGTGGGAAGAAGGGAGGTGGGTCGATATCATTGATGCAACATTGCTTCCCAAAAGTCACTCGGTGAAGATGATCAGGTACATTAACATAGCATTATTGTGTGTACAAGAGAATGCAGCAGATCGACCAACAATGGCAGATGTTATATCAATGCTCAGCAGCGACATTATGATCCTTCCTGAGCCCATGCAACCGGCTTATTTCAATGTTAGAATAGGAAATGAAGAGTCGTCCACCACTATTGAGTCATGTAGTATTAATGATATTACCATATCTGTCACTGTTGGGAGGTAG